A window from Sphingobacterium hotanense encodes these proteins:
- the nagB gene encoding glucosamine-6-phosphate deaminase — protein sequence MARLNLLEETRFEKVPVSVYPSQDEASIQVAQRIAAIILDKQAKGEKAVLGLATGATPVKVYKELVRLHKEEGLSFQNVVTFNLDEYYPMLPNAEQSYVAFMKKQLFDHIDIPEENINIPDGTLAPEDVQAFCIAYEQKISSFGGLDIQILGIGRTGHIGFNEPGSAPNSGTRLVTLDDLTRRDASRDFGGKENVPTKAITMGVGTIFKAKEIVLMAWNEKKAEIVKKAVEGEISSDIPATYLQMSDNVEFVLDTDAASALTRFNLPWLAHDVVWEDTLVKKAVVWLSLHLKKAILKLTDDDYNNYGMAQLITEQGPAYSINIRIFNELQRTITGWPGGKPNVDDSNRPERAEPARKNVILFSPHPDDDVISMGGTFIRLADQGHNVHVAYQTSGNTAVWDDDVLRYLEFVQDFAVAIDDDNGVTTNIYNEAREFFKIKKPNQVDPEIIRTIKGLIRKGEAIAGARFVGLPDENIHFQNLPFYDRGKFSKEVSFEDDIQQTMELLRQVKPHQIFAAGDFADPHGTHKVCFDIILAAILRLRETDEWTKDCWLWLYRGAWHEYPIHEIEMAVPLSPQEVKRKRLAIFKHQSQKDLPVFPGDDPREFWVRAEDRTSETAGLYHDLGLANYEAIEAFVRWKF from the coding sequence ATGGCAAGATTAAATTTATTAGAGGAAACCCGTTTTGAGAAAGTGCCGGTCTCGGTATACCCCTCTCAAGATGAAGCTTCTATCCAAGTTGCTCAACGCATTGCCGCTATCATCCTTGATAAGCAGGCAAAAGGGGAAAAGGCCGTACTCGGATTAGCTACCGGTGCGACGCCCGTTAAAGTCTACAAAGAGCTTGTGCGCTTGCACAAGGAAGAAGGTTTAAGTTTTCAGAACGTAGTAACATTCAATTTGGATGAATACTACCCGATGCTTCCTAATGCAGAGCAAAGCTACGTGGCTTTCATGAAAAAACAATTGTTCGATCATATTGATATCCCTGAGGAGAACATCAATATCCCTGATGGAACATTAGCGCCAGAAGATGTACAGGCATTCTGTATAGCTTACGAACAAAAGATCTCTAGTTTCGGAGGATTGGATATCCAAATCTTAGGAATTGGTCGTACAGGTCACATTGGTTTCAATGAACCTGGTTCTGCTCCTAACTCTGGTACTCGCTTGGTAACCTTAGATGACCTTACTAGAAGAGACGCGTCTCGCGACTTCGGTGGTAAGGAAAATGTACCAACAAAAGCGATTACAATGGGTGTGGGCACTATCTTCAAAGCAAAAGAGATTGTGTTAATGGCGTGGAATGAGAAGAAAGCTGAAATTGTTAAGAAAGCAGTAGAAGGCGAAATCTCTTCAGATATTCCAGCAACTTACCTACAGATGTCTGATAATGTGGAGTTTGTTTTAGATACAGACGCAGCATCCGCATTGACGCGTTTTAACCTTCCATGGTTAGCACACGACGTTGTGTGGGAAGACACATTGGTTAAGAAAGCGGTCGTATGGTTGTCTCTTCACTTGAAGAAAGCAATCTTGAAGCTTACAGATGATGATTACAATAACTATGGTATGGCTCAGTTAATTACCGAGCAAGGCCCTGCTTATAGTATCAACATCCGTATTTTCAACGAGCTACAACGCACAATCACCGGATGGCCAGGTGGAAAGCCAAATGTTGACGACTCAAACCGCCCGGAGCGCGCTGAGCCAGCAAGAAAGAACGTAATCCTATTCTCACCACACCCTGACGACGATGTCATCTCTATGGGCGGTACGTTCATCCGCTTAGCAGATCAAGGACATAATGTACACGTGGCGTATCAAACATCTGGAAATACAGCTGTATGGGATGATGATGTATTGCGTTACTTAGAGTTCGTTCAGGACTTCGCTGTAGCAATCGATGACGATAATGGTGTAACTACCAATATCTATAACGAAGCACGCGAGTTCTTTAAGATCAAAAAACCAAATCAAGTAGATCCAGAGATTATCCGTACAATCAAAGGCTTAATCCGTAAAGGTGAAGCGATTGCAGGTGCACGCTTTGTGGGATTACCTGATGAGAATATCCACTTCCAGAACTTACCGTTCTACGACCGTGGTAAATTCTCGAAGGAAGTATCTTTCGAAGATGATATCCAACAAACCATGGAGCTATTGCGCCAAGTAAAACCTCATCAAATCTTTGCTGCAGGTGACTTTGCCGATCCACACGGAACACACAAAGTATGTTTCGATATCATATTAGCAGCAATCTTACGCCTTCGCGAAACTGACGAATGGACAAAAGACTGCTGGTTATGGTTATACCGCGGAGCATGGCATGAATACCCAATCCACGAGATCGAAATGGCCGTTCCACTATCTCCACAAGAGGTTAAACGCAAGCGCCTAGCGATCTTTAAACACCAATCACAAAAAGACCTTCCTGTATTCCCAGGAGACGATCCAAGAGAGTTCTGGGTGCGTGCCGAAGACCGCACTAGCGAAACCGCAGGCCTATACCATGACCTTGGTTTAGCGAACTACGAAGCTATCGAAGCTTTTGTGAGATGGAAATTTTAG
- a CDS encoding PspC domain-containing protein: MNRTIIININSIVFHIEEDAYEILRSYMIEIKRHFGKTADSKEILEDIENRIAEMFAEKIQSGRKEVINVQDVNEVIGQMGRVSDFDMDFQEDTREEHEPQFAAATEGEPSDVFEEPVEETKQEEPYSEPAFSYATSKKLMRDMDDRIFGGVCSGLGHYFNLESKWIRIIFVLFFLFGGSGVLLYVVLWAVMPRALTRADKMAMRGEAANLQNFKKSFDEEMKGLGENFSGAGEHFNRGVRTVGDLLGRMFSMFGKFLAIILLISFGFAIIGLFITFVFCTLNLLGIKNDIMIPPLEVMTPVSAFFALLAGFMAIGIPTFALFYIMLRIVFKVQRMNNYLSMTLFATWIVSIVMILYFVVITQQEFKEVSTISVEKPLDKSASYVFTENDVRVIKASDEEFNKKKFNINVKGENLADYLKRDISIRFEALDSLQAPYIQYNYRAKGNTYKEASDRASRISYQVKQDKNLVTFDSHFAMNEQDKFRDQHVGMVVYLPVGTKVSLNKSLHSKVHDISAWECSRYDEEAKSTEWIMTANGLRCILKMEDDRLKAEEKAKEETEDIEDEIDKKAKELEEAAEKKAKELEKAIKELEDKAEKKDNSAATKA; encoded by the coding sequence ATGAACAGAACGATAATTATTAATATAAATAGCATAGTCTTCCACATAGAGGAGGATGCTTACGAAATACTCCGGTCGTATATGATCGAGATCAAGCGACACTTTGGAAAAACAGCCGACAGCAAGGAGATTCTTGAGGATATTGAGAACCGTATTGCGGAGATGTTTGCGGAGAAGATTCAAAGCGGTCGCAAAGAGGTGATCAATGTACAGGATGTCAACGAAGTTATTGGTCAGATGGGTCGTGTGAGCGACTTTGATATGGATTTTCAAGAGGATACTCGCGAGGAACATGAGCCACAGTTTGCTGCGGCAACCGAAGGCGAGCCTAGTGATGTTTTTGAAGAGCCTGTTGAAGAAACAAAACAGGAGGAGCCCTACAGCGAACCGGCATTTTCTTACGCTACATCGAAGAAATTAATGCGTGATATGGATGATCGCATTTTCGGGGGTGTGTGTTCCGGATTAGGTCATTATTTTAACCTTGAGTCGAAGTGGATTCGTATAATCTTTGTATTGTTCTTCCTATTCGGCGGTTCTGGTGTCTTATTGTATGTTGTTTTATGGGCGGTAATGCCTAGGGCATTAACACGTGCTGATAAAATGGCAATGCGTGGAGAAGCGGCCAATCTGCAGAACTTCAAAAAGTCCTTTGATGAAGAAATGAAAGGGCTTGGAGAAAATTTTTCGGGCGCCGGCGAACATTTTAACAGAGGCGTTCGTACGGTAGGTGACCTATTGGGTCGCATGTTCTCCATGTTCGGGAAGTTTTTGGCTATCATTTTACTGATTAGCTTCGGATTCGCAATTATCGGCTTATTTATCACCTTTGTGTTCTGTACGTTAAACCTACTGGGCATTAAGAATGATATCATGATTCCACCATTAGAAGTCATGACGCCAGTATCTGCATTCTTTGCATTACTAGCCGGATTTATGGCAATCGGTATCCCTACTTTTGCGTTGTTCTACATTATGTTGCGCATCGTGTTCAAGGTGCAGCGCATGAACAACTACTTGAGCATGACCTTGTTCGCAACATGGATCGTTTCCATTGTCATGATCTTATACTTCGTTGTTATCACACAACAAGAATTCAAAGAGGTGAGTACGATCAGTGTTGAGAAACCATTAGATAAGAGCGCTTCATATGTATTCACGGAGAATGATGTTCGCGTGATAAAAGCTTCGGACGAGGAATTCAACAAAAAGAAATTTAATATCAACGTTAAGGGTGAGAACTTAGCCGATTATTTAAAACGCGATATTTCTATCCGCTTCGAAGCTTTAGATTCATTACAAGCGCCATATATACAATACAATTATAGAGCGAAAGGAAATACATATAAAGAAGCATCCGATCGTGCATCGCGTATTTCCTACCAAGTAAAGCAAGATAAGAATTTGGTTACTTTCGACAGCCACTTTGCGATGAATGAACAGGATAAGTTCAGAGATCAGCATGTAGGTATGGTCGTTTATCTTCCGGTCGGTACGAAGGTGTCTTTGAACAAATCTTTGCATTCAAAGGTTCACGATATTTCGGCATGGGAGTGTTCTCGATATGATGAGGAAGCGAAATCTACGGAATGGATTATGACGGCAAACGGTCTTCGTTGTATTCTAAAGATGGAAGATGATCGTTTGAAGGCGGAAGAGAAAGCAAAAGAAGAAACGGAAGATATCGAGGATGAAATCGACAAGAAAGCCAAAGAACTAGAAGAGGCTGCAGAGAAGAAAGCCAAAGAACTTGAGAAAGCAATTAAAGAATTAGAAGATAAAGCTGAAAAAAAAGATAATTCAGCTGCAACCAAAGCTTAA
- a CDS encoding TonB-dependent receptor domain-containing protein has translation MGRVIVLIVATMVMLFNQALAKSQDADIKGRVVNQDNQPVASASVYLMSSSSNVLIKTALTDQDGNYVILKAPKGNYYIQVSSVGFANGRSANFDLGESAYNVPEIKLSAASQAIETVTVRGQAPMIQNKDGKLILNVENSTLAAGNNALEVVKRAPGVSVDKDDNLQLMGQQGVTVTIDGRQTFMTGEQLATFLKSTDAAQIKSVEVTTTRQAKDDAEGAVGTINIVLKKNNTEGFNGSFVASAAHGNHFRGNSSLNLNYKKNNTTLFGSYAYTDNKRETELNLERTIANNGKSTVFDQQAGLIEREKNHNYRFGIEQKTSEKNTMLVQFTGNNNEEDGDNLSASYIGPSLNVTDSIMRANSYSLAKFNRYSANFNNEYKIDTMGSKLTFDFDWSMFRTKTDVDYFYTTENPTGGLLRPEERERSSMPVDIDIYVSKLDYVKPFKKGKLEAGLKYSNVKSDNDLGFERFVGGQWEDYEGRPNHFVYTEQVSAGYVDYSTEFGKWTAKAGVRAEYTISDGHSITKDSRVKRDYLDFFPSANLGYNISPNHILTLSYARKISRPNYRFLNPFRYYIDKLTFQEGNPYVNPQYTHGFSLNYTLMQMFNFTLGTDITNDAMVESMGQNKETNETWITRDNLAKSVTSYLNMNIPYRVGKFWSMNNNFTGIYMHFKGPIAGYYADLGSFFIQANSMHTFKLNNQFSAEANINGNTPFIYNVYKIRGRINLDLGLNYNFKDQKSSLKLAVSDVFRSNRNNVDTDFEEFNSKIRQYNDNQSVRLTYTYKFGNLKQQIRRRDSSNEEKERAN, from the coding sequence ATGGGAAGAGTAATTGTGCTAATCGTCGCAACAATGGTTATGTTATTTAACCAGGCATTAGCAAAGTCGCAAGACGCAGATATTAAAGGGCGAGTCGTTAATCAAGATAATCAACCCGTTGCTTCGGCATCGGTTTATTTGATGTCTTCATCGTCAAATGTATTGATCAAAACAGCATTGACCGACCAAGACGGTAACTACGTTATATTAAAGGCGCCAAAAGGGAATTACTATATTCAGGTTTCTTCCGTAGGTTTTGCCAATGGCAGGTCAGCAAACTTTGATTTAGGTGAATCTGCCTATAATGTCCCTGAGATTAAGCTTTCCGCAGCGAGCCAAGCTATAGAAACAGTTACCGTTCGTGGACAAGCACCCATGATTCAGAATAAGGATGGTAAGTTGATCTTAAATGTAGAGAATTCTACGCTAGCAGCCGGCAATAATGCATTGGAAGTTGTAAAACGTGCTCCTGGCGTAAGTGTGGATAAGGACGATAATTTGCAACTGATGGGGCAACAAGGGGTAACTGTCACGATTGATGGCCGCCAGACCTTTATGACGGGCGAGCAATTGGCTACCTTCTTAAAATCTACAGATGCTGCGCAGATCAAAAGTGTGGAAGTAACAACGACAAGACAAGCTAAGGATGATGCCGAAGGTGCCGTGGGTACTATTAATATTGTCTTGAAGAAGAATAATACGGAAGGCTTCAATGGCTCGTTCGTAGCAAGTGCTGCTCATGGTAATCATTTTAGAGGAAATAGCTCGTTGAATCTGAATTATAAAAAGAACAATACTACGCTATTCGGTTCCTATGCTTACACAGATAATAAACGCGAAACGGAGTTGAATCTGGAAAGAACGATTGCTAATAATGGCAAGTCTACGGTCTTTGATCAGCAAGCCGGTTTGATTGAAAGAGAGAAAAACCATAACTATCGCTTTGGTATAGAGCAAAAGACTTCTGAAAAGAATACGATGTTGGTACAGTTTACCGGAAACAACAACGAAGAAGACGGGGACAACTTGAGTGCTTCCTACATCGGCCCCTCATTAAACGTGACGGATTCGATTATGCGAGCTAACTCTTACAGCTTAGCGAAGTTTAACCGCTATTCAGCGAACTTCAATAATGAATATAAGATCGATACAATGGGCAGCAAGTTGACTTTCGATTTCGACTGGAGTATGTTCCGTACGAAAACTGATGTCGATTACTTCTACACAACGGAAAACCCAACAGGAGGATTATTGCGCCCTGAAGAAAGAGAGCGTAGCAGCATGCCGGTTGATATTGATATTTATGTTTCCAAATTAGACTATGTGAAGCCTTTCAAAAAAGGGAAGTTAGAGGCTGGTTTGAAATATAGCAACGTGAAGTCGGATAACGACCTTGGATTTGAGCGCTTTGTCGGCGGTCAGTGGGAAGATTACGAGGGTAGACCTAATCATTTCGTGTATACAGAACAGGTGTCTGCCGGATATGTGGATTACAGTACGGAATTTGGTAAATGGACAGCAAAGGCAGGTGTCCGTGCTGAATATACGATCTCAGATGGTCATTCCATTACGAAGGATTCTCGCGTGAAACGCGACTACTTGGACTTCTTTCCTTCGGCAAACTTAGGATACAACATTAGTCCTAATCATATCCTGACCTTAAGCTATGCGCGTAAGATCAGCCGTCCGAACTATCGTTTCTTGAATCCGTTCCGTTATTATATCGATAAATTGACGTTCCAGGAAGGTAATCCATATGTAAATCCACAGTATACACATGGTTTCTCTTTGAACTACACACTGATGCAGATGTTCAACTTTACGTTAGGCACCGACATCACCAACGATGCGATGGTCGAGAGTATGGGGCAGAATAAAGAAACAAACGAGACTTGGATTACGCGTGATAACTTAGCTAAGTCCGTAACTTCATACTTGAACATGAATATCCCATATCGTGTGGGCAAGTTCTGGAGCATGAACAATAATTTTACGGGTATCTACATGCACTTTAAAGGGCCAATTGCTGGCTATTATGCAGACTTAGGGTCGTTTTTCATCCAAGCAAACAGTATGCATACCTTTAAATTGAACAATCAATTTTCTGCGGAAGCCAATATTAATGGAAATACGCCGTTTATATATAATGTATACAAGATTAGAGGCCGTATAAACTTAGACCTAGGCTTAAATTATAATTTCAAAGATCAGAAAAGCTCGTTAAAGCTTGCTGTGAGCGATGTATTCCGGTCGAACAGAAATAATGTGGACACTGACTTCGAAGAGTTTAATTCAAAAATCCGTCAATATAATGATAATCAATCCGTTCGTCTTACATATACCTACAAATTCGGTAACTTAAAACAACAGATTCGCCGTCGCGATTCAAGTAACGAAGAAAAGGAAAGAGCGAACTAA
- a CDS encoding SMP-30/gluconolactonase/LRE family protein, with protein sequence MMKYALSLALIFSLCTAFGQKKLTQLWESKEQLPVPESVLYVPERSELFVTLIDGDGSTADGKGGVAILNLDGSMKNATWVEGLNAPKGMALYKDQLYIADINEVVVVDIITGNVINQIKIPESKFLNDVAVDRAGKVYVSDTRDAKIYQLHNNRPTLFMSDVPNVNGLRVIDGSLYAMAGPELWKIDGKANKTVIAKGLKLGGDGLEPVGDGSFLVTCWGGLIYHITAQGQVTELLDVQGKMNTADLGYNPKDRILYVPTFNSNSVVAYQLD encoded by the coding sequence ATGATGAAATACGCACTATCTCTAGCCCTTATCTTCTCTTTATGTACTGCTTTCGGGCAGAAGAAACTTACCCAACTGTGGGAGTCCAAGGAACAATTGCCTGTTCCTGAATCAGTCCTATACGTTCCGGAGCGTTCTGAACTTTTCGTAACATTAATTGATGGCGATGGCTCTACGGCCGATGGCAAAGGTGGGGTTGCTATTCTCAATTTGGATGGATCTATGAAAAATGCAACCTGGGTGGAAGGTTTAAATGCACCTAAAGGAATGGCGCTCTATAAAGATCAACTATATATTGCAGACATCAATGAGGTCGTTGTTGTCGATATTATCACAGGGAATGTAATCAATCAGATTAAGATTCCGGAGTCGAAGTTCTTAAATGACGTTGCGGTTGATCGCGCAGGTAAAGTTTATGTCTCAGACACCCGTGATGCGAAGATTTACCAGCTACATAACAACCGTCCGACGCTATTTATGAGCGATGTACCTAATGTAAATGGCTTACGTGTTATTGATGGCAGCTTATATGCGATGGCGGGCCCGGAATTATGGAAGATAGATGGAAAAGCTAACAAAACAGTCATTGCGAAGGGATTAAAGCTAGGCGGAGATGGATTAGAGCCAGTAGGTGATGGAAGCTTCCTGGTAACTTGCTGGGGAGGATTGATCTATCACATTACAGCGCAGGGACAGGTAACGGAATTGCTTGATGTACAAGGCAAGATGAATACTGCTGACCTTGGTTATAATCCAAAGGATAGAATCTTATATGTTCCAACCTTCAACAGCAATTCGGTGGTAGCCTATCAACTAGACTGA
- a CDS encoding transposase, producing the protein MINQAKALKLIKLYQYVCDKYDSELQYYCQRFSNNNKPDFTDQEVLTIYLFSVHEEQRLRIKQIHKFASDYLMDWFPKLTSYVAFNTRINRLFDVLRSLCQSVIEDFAPEECSREFSLLDSMPIITCSGTRRAKVALEITDKSFCSTKRLWYFGLKLHALNSYNKSTLPRPESIVISKASESDLNIFKENWASIAGRTFFGDKIYRDAPFFEWFYKEKKSIMYTPIRETQGKPDCLKNRDRAYNDLFSRAVSRVRQPIESFFNWINEKTQIQNASKVRSTKGLLVHVFGKLTACFIKPIFNP; encoded by the coding sequence ATGATCAATCAGGCCAAGGCTCTAAAATTAATAAAATTATACCAGTATGTGTGTGATAAATATGACAGTGAACTGCAATATTACTGTCAGCGATTTTCAAACAATAACAAACCTGACTTTACTGATCAGGAGGTTTTGACCATCTATTTATTCAGTGTGCACGAGGAACAGCGGCTAAGGATCAAGCAGATCCATAAATTCGCCTCGGATTATCTGATGGATTGGTTTCCCAAGCTAACTTCGTACGTAGCATTCAACACCCGTATCAACCGCCTTTTTGATGTTTTGAGATCTCTCTGTCAGTCAGTTATAGAGGACTTTGCTCCAGAAGAGTGCTCCAGAGAATTTTCCCTACTGGACTCTATGCCCATCATAACCTGCAGTGGGACTAGAAGAGCAAAGGTAGCTCTGGAGATAACGGATAAAAGCTTCTGCTCAACGAAGAGGCTTTGGTATTTTGGATTAAAACTTCATGCGCTCAACAGCTATAACAAATCCACGCTGCCTCGTCCGGAAAGCATAGTAATAAGCAAGGCATCTGAAAGTGACCTGAACATATTTAAGGAGAATTGGGCATCCATCGCAGGTAGGACGTTCTTTGGTGACAAGATATACCGTGACGCCCCATTCTTCGAGTGGTTTTATAAAGAAAAGAAATCAATTATGTATACCCCGATAAGGGAAACCCAAGGAAAGCCGGATTGTTTAAAAAACAGGGATCGTGCTTATAATGATCTGTTTTCAAGAGCAGTATCTAGGGTAAGACAACCAATCGAATCCTTTTTTAATTGGATAAATGAAAAAACACAGATACAAAACGCAAGTAAGGTCAGATCTACCAAAGGACTATTAGTACATGTGTTCGGTAAATTAACAGCCTGTTTCATAAAGCCTATTTTCAACCCTTAA
- the uxaC gene encoding glucuronate isomerase, whose protein sequence is MRTFLDDNFLLHSSVAEELYHQYAKDLPIIDYHNHLPPDQVAANKQFDNLTAIWLYGDHYKWRAMRANGVDERFITGDASDQDKFRAWAKTVPYTVRNPLYHWTHLELQRYFDIHDLLTEKNADDVYEAASAKLQQPDFAVDGLLNKMNVEVICTTDDPIDSLEYHQAYAQSGKKLKMFPAFRPDKAMSPENTESFNQYIDKLAQVSNQEINSYQDYLDALKARHDFFAENGCCVSDHGLSHLYADDYTEADIKNIFAKIRRKEQLGEHEINQFKSAMLVQFAEWDHEKEWVQQFHVGAFRNTNAKAIKTLGADTGYDSIGDYKQGEALVKFLNRLDSQDTLGKTILYNLNPMDNELFAAMGGNFNDGKTIGKMQFGSGWWYNDQKDGMTRQITALSNIGLISRFVGMLTDSRSFLSFPRHEYFRRILCDIFAEDIVKGELPHDMEWIGKIIQDICYYNAKAYFPFK, encoded by the coding sequence ATGAGAACATTTCTTGATGACAACTTTCTTCTGCACAGCTCGGTGGCGGAAGAATTATACCATCAATATGCGAAGGACCTTCCTATTATCGATTACCACAACCATCTTCCTCCGGATCAGGTAGCTGCTAACAAACAATTCGACAATTTAACCGCTATCTGGCTATACGGCGATCATTATAAATGGCGCGCAATGCGTGCTAACGGTGTAGATGAGCGATTCATCACAGGTGATGCATCTGATCAAGATAAGTTTAGAGCATGGGCGAAAACTGTGCCTTACACAGTCAGAAACCCACTTTATCATTGGACGCACCTAGAACTTCAACGGTACTTCGATATACATGACCTCCTTACGGAAAAGAATGCCGACGACGTCTATGAAGCCGCTTCTGCCAAGCTACAGCAGCCAGACTTTGCAGTAGATGGCTTGCTGAATAAGATGAACGTGGAAGTAATCTGCACAACGGACGATCCTATAGACAGTCTGGAGTATCATCAAGCTTATGCACAAAGCGGTAAAAAGCTGAAGATGTTTCCTGCATTCCGACCGGATAAAGCAATGAGTCCTGAGAATACAGAAAGCTTCAATCAATACATTGATAAGCTGGCCCAGGTATCGAATCAGGAGATTAATAGTTATCAAGATTATCTGGACGCGCTGAAAGCGCGACACGACTTCTTCGCAGAAAACGGTTGCTGTGTCTCCGATCATGGCCTTAGCCATTTATATGCTGATGATTACACCGAAGCTGACATTAAGAATATCTTCGCAAAGATTAGACGCAAAGAACAGCTAGGCGAACATGAAATCAATCAGTTCAAGTCAGCAATGTTAGTGCAGTTTGCAGAGTGGGACCATGAGAAAGAATGGGTGCAGCAGTTCCATGTAGGAGCATTCCGGAATACCAATGCAAAAGCCATTAAAACATTAGGCGCTGATACCGGCTATGATAGCATAGGTGATTATAAGCAAGGCGAAGCACTTGTGAAATTTCTAAATCGTCTCGACAGTCAAGACACTTTAGGGAAAACCATCCTTTACAACTTAAACCCCATGGATAACGAGCTGTTTGCAGCTATGGGTGGAAATTTTAATGATGGAAAGACGATTGGGAAGATGCAGTTTGGATCGGGATGGTGGTATAATGATCAAAAGGATGGGATGACACGCCAGATAACTGCGCTATCGAATATCGGTTTGATCAGCCGCTTCGTAGGAATGCTAACGGATTCCAGAAGCTTCCTATCCTTCCCTAGGCATGAGTACTTCCGCCGTATCCTTTGTGATATCTTCGCTGAGGATATCGTAAAAGGCGAACTACCACACGACATGGAATGGATAGGCAAGATTATTCAGGACATCTGCTATTATAACGCGAAGGCCTACTTCCCATTTAAATAG
- a CDS encoding LOG family protein, with the protein MKLKQIVVFCASSQGFGNSFVDAAKAVGKAFVERDIQLVYGGGRVGLMGAVADSVMEHGGVVVGVIPQFLNSKEIGHSGITQLIEVDTMHERKAKMNALCDGIIALPGGFGTMEELFEMITWAQLGLHKKPVGILNVDGFYDHLIQFIQQMVDTGLLKVENQKMLQYADNIDELIDLMEQYEPPPVPKWLNIERS; encoded by the coding sequence ATGAAATTAAAGCAAATTGTAGTGTTCTGTGCTTCTAGTCAGGGTTTCGGGAATTCCTTTGTTGATGCTGCAAAGGCTGTAGGGAAAGCATTTGTAGAACGAGATATCCAACTTGTATATGGTGGTGGACGTGTGGGGCTGATGGGCGCTGTTGCTGATAGTGTTATGGAACATGGTGGGGTAGTTGTGGGAGTTATTCCACAGTTTTTGAACAGCAAGGAAATTGGGCATTCGGGAATCACGCAACTCATCGAAGTGGATACCATGCATGAGCGTAAAGCGAAGATGAATGCGCTATGCGACGGTATTATCGCCTTGCCGGGTGGATTCGGGACAATGGAAGAATTATTCGAAATGATTACCTGGGCTCAGTTAGGGTTGCATAAGAAGCCGGTGGGAATCTTGAATGTGGATGGGTTCTACGACCACCTGATCCAGTTCATCCAGCAAATGGTGGATACAGGACTGTTGAAGGTGGAAAACCAAAAGATGCTTCAATATGCAGACAATATCGATGAGTTAATCGATTTGATGGAACAATATGAACCACCTCCGGTACCTAAATGGTTAAATATTGAACGGTCTTAA
- a CDS encoding TlpA family protein disulfide reductase, giving the protein MKKLLFILAFVPTLLFAQTKEELIATVKANPKDVQTLQTLQRIGVYDPNYKELQGLFKKLDKKVRKSNSGRLFERYLDALKNTQVGKKAPSITQLDLSGEPYALSDLKGKYVLVDFWASWCPPCREENPRLVKTYAEFKDKNFEILGVSFDKEFANWDKAIKDDKLTWKHVSDLQGWNNSAGQTYGVKAIPQNILIDPNGIIIAKNLHGDALNAKLREVLK; this is encoded by the coding sequence ATGAAAAAATTACTATTCATATTGGCGTTTGTCCCGACTTTGCTATTTGCTCAAACGAAGGAAGAGCTAATCGCAACGGTAAAAGCAAACCCGAAGGATGTGCAGACCTTACAGACTTTACAGCGCATCGGAGTCTATGATCCCAATTACAAGGAGCTTCAAGGCTTATTTAAGAAGCTGGATAAGAAAGTACGCAAAAGCAACTCCGGGAGATTATTTGAACGATATTTAGATGCGCTGAAGAATACGCAAGTGGGCAAGAAAGCACCTAGCATTACACAATTAGACCTTTCGGGCGAACCTTATGCTCTTTCAGATTTAAAAGGCAAGTACGTCTTGGTAGACTTTTGGGCATCTTGGTGTCCGCCCTGCCGCGAAGAGAATCCTAGGTTAGTAAAGACCTACGCTGAATTTAAAGATAAGAACTTCGAGATCCTGGGAGTATCCTTTGACAAAGAGTTTGCAAACTGGGACAAAGCGATTAAAGATGATAAGCTGACTTGGAAACATGTTTCGGATCTGCAAGGATGGAATAATTCTGCCGGCCAAACTTATGGGGTGAAAGCTATTCCTCAAAACATCCTAATTGACCCTAATGGAATTATTATCGCTAAGAATCTACATGGCGATGCTTTAAACGCAAAACTTCGTGAGGTATTGAAATAG